A stretch of Diabrotica undecimpunctata isolate CICGRU unplaced genomic scaffold, icDiaUnde3 ctg00000568.1, whole genome shotgun sequence DNA encodes these proteins:
- the LOC140452989 gene encoding uncharacterized protein, producing the protein MKTEQRSARREPGLLAKKRILFESVPEFAKPQSSSVSPSSVCKSRFSIASPCRRRAPSEESVVFVGAKKISEAQRLIYKINLNKKNNSKKMVHSAAIVETDQILHAAEKAANYSDISDFEEETLPDENLPSIEDIIEVSDRESPPREKPLTETQVWEKKLLSTSEPSLINVAASALQIPNKVETHHQAFCENYKGGVVSALEQHAERLQESLNESLKNSDLLKKATENILAYAEKIMVAFHEEQIRLSQDIKNTKTFLANTVRTDSQDFFNENAGGDFLRCWGMSKPSHPDDPVN; encoded by the exons ATGAAAACCGAACAACGTTCTGCGCGTCGCGAGCCGGGGTTGTTGGCGAAGAAAAGAATTTTGTTTGAAAGTGTACCGGAGTTTGCAAAACCGCAGTCATCTTCAGTCTCGCCGTCGTCGGTGTGTAAAAGTCGATTTTCAATCGCGTCGCCGTGCCGTCGCCGTGCACCTTCAGAAGAAAGTGTGGTTTTCGTCGGCGCGAAAAAAATAAGCGAAGCGCAAcgcttaatttataaaataaatttgaataaaaagaacAATTCGAAGAAAATGGTGCACTCCGCGGCGATTGTCGAGACAGATCAAATTTTACATGCCGCCGAAAAGGCTGCGAACTATAGCGATATTTCCGACTTTGAAGAGGAAACACTTCCAGATGAAAACTTACCCTCTATCGAAGATATAATAGAAGTATCCGATAGGGAATCACCACCAAGAGAGAAACCGTTGACGGAAACCCAAGTAtgggaaaaaaaattattatcgaCTTCAGAGCCGTCATTGATTAATGTAGCCGCAAGCGCCCTACAAATCCCAAACAAAgtagaaactcaccatcaggcgTTTTGCGAAAATTACAAGGGGGGAGTTGTGTCGGCTCTGGAGCAGCATGCGGAACGTCTCCAGGAAAGTTTGAATGAAAGTCTAAAAAATAGTGATCTGCTTAAGAAAGCCACCGAAAATATTTTAGCATATGCTGAAAAAATTATGGTGGCTTTCCATGAAGAACAAATTCGATTGTCTCAAGACATAAAAAACACCAAAACTTTCCTGGCCAATACTGTAAGAACGGATTCTCAAG ACTTTTTCAACGAAAATGCTGGTGGTGATTTCCTGCGCTGCTGGGGGATGAGTAAACC ATCCCATCCCGACGACCCTGTCAATTAA
- the LOC140431122 gene encoding uncharacterized protein, protein MQCNSCLKVLSNKSSVSRHKRESCPERFNKGKKVKLNDDPDVVTSANNYNSTIVEATPFRSIVHPVTTTSNVIECQDCYKKISGRGLTGHLRSNSHKSVISNDCGVEKLSSAFKNRIGSYRLSSNKHHTDYLEFFSEIEGNVLKLLHNYLHKFKVLKVNFELYSMYTIPEKDTYDLKSFNTKNQIITISTNLKQAYQDFIREILPKVSEIQEKESGWSLLQIQSLEVNINKYNPLRSSSYIRLPRQIEMKKAIINIMNKDEACFGWAVNASIFDPTGKSNLTTSYPHYTSLLKFHNIEFPMKLSDIPKFELLNNISINVFGISECFKNNITQLEIVGPLYHTKSKKATHVNLLLIFDEYGNSHYCYIKNLSRLISKQKSRHNGQTFLCNGCLQFFSSLERLRKHEDNDCNFVYTKLPTTNMILNKYGHLQKENILQFSNFQKQMQVPFVIYADFESILQPIQYATPSDNSSFTVKTYQHTPYSFGFYVKCYFDDSLSELIIYRGDNVVEKFIQKLEEKVYTIYHKYLKYIKPMKKLTPEEELQFFTSKCCHICDKPFDINEIKVRDHSHLTGLFSGAAHNACNLNYKLPKFIPVFMHNLTNYDSHLFITKLAQNNEKIDVIAQTKEKYISFTKLLLVDRGDLEQNIYLKLRFVDSFRFLPHSLDNLSKTLNNNQCLELQKYCQSNEEFGLLRQKGVFPYSYLDNFSKLGEVSLPTQEEFFDILKGEGISDEKYLRAKRVWEVFNCNTLGEYSDVYLKSDILLLADVFENFRHNCLFNYKLDPAQYLTAPSLSWDAMLRKTNVQLELLTDIDMLHFFKKGIRGGISQCSTRFAAANNQYCENYDCSKPTSYILYLDATNLYGYAMSQFLPHGDFRWLDDVEITHFDCLSVDDESPKGYVLEVDLAYPETLHDFHNDLPFCPENLIPPNSKDPKLVLTLLPKNKYIIHYRNLKQCTEQGLKITKIHRILEFSQSPWLKPYIELNTNLRNSSNNEFDKSTYKNYTNSIYGKTMENVDKRVDIKLLSHWENLPGSVGAEGFISMPNFHSVSIFSDNLVAIQMNILKIIYDKPVYVGFSILEISKIRMYDFFYNYIKAKYVDNASLLYTDTDSLILHIQTENVYRDIKENLHLFDTSNYPADNIFNIPKTPSVVGKLKDEFKGKPITNFCGTGAKAYCVTLSNNDNLKKAKGISKNVINKSLTFTDYKQVVDNTNAKIYRKMYTFKSHLHEMYTELKNKVALTSHDDKRYVIPGTINTLAWGHYKIDTFIPNQQQKNLDYLIQQAKLLLPEAENDGRDEFYVDSFEMDFLS, encoded by the coding sequence ATGCAGTGTAACTCTTGTTTAAAAGTTTTATCCAACAAAAGCAGTGTAAGTAGGCATAAACGGGAAAGTTGTCCGGAACGATTCAATAAAGGGAAAAAGGTGAAACTTAATGATGACCCAGATGTTGTTACATCAGCTAATAATTACAATTCAACCATTGTAGAAGCAACTCCCTTTAGATCTATTGTTCATCCAGTTACCACTACATCCAATGTTATCGAATGTCAagattgttataaaaaaatttctgGGAGAGGGCTAACAGGACATTTACGTAGTAATTCGCACAAAAGTGTTATTAGTAATGATTGTGGGGTTGAGAAACTATCAAGTGCGTTTAAAAATCGTATCGGTAGTTACCGCCTTTCTAGCAACAAACATCATACTGATTACTTAGAATTTTTTAGTGAAATTGAAGGTAACGTTTTGAAGCTCCTACAtaactatttacataaatttaAAGTGTTAAAAGTTAATTTCGAACTTTACTCTATGTACACAATACCTGAAAAAGATACTTAtgatttaaaatcatttaataCAAAAAATCAGATTATTACTATTTCTACTAATTTGAAACAAGCATATCAAGATTTTATTAGGGAGATATTACCCAAGGTTTCGGAAATACAAGAAAAGGAATCTGGATGGAGTCttttacaaatccaatcattagaAGTTAACATTAATAAGTACAACCCTCTACGATCTTCTTCATATATCAGGTTACCACGACAAATCGAGATgaagaaagcaattattaatataatgaatAAAGATGAAGCATGTTTTGGTTGGGCGGTAAACGCATCAATTTTTGATCCAACAGGTAAATCCAATCTTACTACTTCTTATCCGCATTATACTAGTCTCTTAAAGTTCCATAATATAGAATTCCCTATGAAACTCTCAGATATACCAAAATTTGAATTACTTAATAATATTTCGATTAACGTTTTTGGGATTAgtgaatgttttaaaaataatatcacacaATTGGAAATCGTTGGGCCGCTATACcatacaaaatctaaaaaagctacaCATGTTAACCTATTACTTATTTTTGATGAGTACGGGAATAGTCATTATtgttacattaaaaatttatcgcggttaatatcaaaacaaaaatcacgCCATAATGGTCAGACTTTTCTATGCAATGGTTGCTTACAATTTTTCTCATCCTTAGAACGTCTTCGCAAACATGAAGACAACGATTGCAACTTTGTATATACTAAGCTTCCAACTACCAACATGATTCTCAATAAATATGGAcatttacaaaaagaaaatatcttaCAATTTTCCAACTTTCAGAAACAAATGCAAGTTCCGTTTGTTATATATGCTGATTTTGAAAGTATACTGCAACCGATACAATATGCAACACCTTCTGATAATTCCTCGTTTACTGTCAAAACCTATCAGCATACACCATATTCATTCGgtttttatgttaaatgttatTTTGATGACAGTTTATCAGAACTTATCATTTATCGCGGTGACAACGTGGTTGAGAAGTTTattcaaaaactagaagaaaaagttTACACTATTTATcataaatatcttaaatatattAAACCTATGAAAAAACTCACGCCAGAAGAGGAATTACAATTTTTTACTAGTAAATGTTGCCACATTTGTGATAAACCGTTCGATATTAACGAAATTAAAGTTAGAGATCATTCACATCTAACAGGGTTGTTTTCTGGCGCAGCGCATAACGCTtgtaatttaaattacaaattacCTAAGTTCATACCtgttttcatgcataatttaACCAATTACGATTCACATCTGTTTATAACAAAATTAGCTCAAAATAACGAAAAAATTGATGTTATTGCACagactaaagaaaaatatatatcatTCACCAAACTACTTTTAGTTGATCGTGGTGATTTAgagcaaaatatatatttaaaattaaggtTTGTGGATTCTTTCAGATTTCTACCTCATTCACTGGATAATTTAAGTAAAACCCTAAATAATAATCAATGTCtagagttacaaaaatattgtcaATCAAATGAAGAGTTCGGGTTGTTACGACAAAAGGGTGTTTTCCCTTATTCATACCTGGATAACTTTTCAAAACTTGGTGAGGTATCTTTACCCACACAAGAAGAATTTTTCGATATTTTAAAAGGTGAAGGCATTTCCGATGAAAAGTACTTACGAGCTAAGCGAGTTTGGGAAGTTTTTAATTGTAACACCTTAGGAGAGTACTCAGatgtttatttaaaatcagatattttattattagctGATGTGTTCGAAAACTTTcgacataattgtttatttaactataaactagATCCTGCTCAATATTTAACAGCTCCATCACTTAGCTGGGATGCTATGTTGCGTAAAACTAATGTTCAGCTTGAATTATTGACGGATATAGACATGctccatttttttaaaaagggtatACGTGGAGGTATAAGTCAGTGTAGCACTAGATTTGCTGCTGCAAATAATCAGTATTGTGAGAATTATGATTGTTCTAAACCTACTTCATATATTCTTTATTTAGATGCTACAAACCTTTATGGTTACGCTATGAGTCAATTCCTTCCGCATGGTGATTTTCGATGGTTAGATGATGTAGAAATCACTCATTTTGATTGTTTATCAGTCGATGATGAATCTCCAAAGGGGTATGTCTTAGAAGTTGATTTAGCTTATCCTGAAACATTACATGATTTCCATAACGACTTACCGTTTTGTCCTGAAAATCTGATTCCCCCTAATAGTAAAGATCCCAAGCTTGTATTAACGTTGTTaccgaaaaataaatatattatccaTTATAGAAATTTGAAACAGTGTACTGAACAAGGTTTAAAGATAACTAAAATTCATCGAATTCTAGAATTTTCTCAATCACCGTGGTTAAAACCTTATATCGAATTAAACACAAATTTACGTAATTCTTCAAATAATGAATTTGATAAAAGTACATATAAAAATTACACAAACTCCATTTACGGGAAAACTATGGAAAACGTTGATAAGAGGGTTGATATTAAACTTTTATCCCACTGGGAAAACTTGCCTGGAAGCGTCGGTGCTGAAGGGTTTATTAGTATGCCGAATTTTCACTCTGTTTCAATATTTTCTGATAATTTGGTTGCAATTCAAATGAATATCCTAAAAATAATTTACGACAAACCGGTATATGTCGGTTTTTCAATTTTAGAAATATCCAAAATTCGTATGtatgattttttttacaattacatTAAAGCTAAATATGTAGATAATGCCTCACTTTTGTATACCGACACTGATTCATTAATTTTACACATTCAAACAGAAAACGTTTACCGCGATATCAAAGAAAACCTTCATTTATTTGATACATCCAATTACCCCGCCGATAATATCTTTAATATACCAAAAACACCATCAGTGGTTGGTAAATTAAAGGATGAGTTTAAAGGTAAACCAATTACAAATTTTTGTGGTACTGGTGCCAAAGCTTATTGTGTGACATTAAGTAACAATGATAACCTTAAAAAAGCTAAGGGGATTTCCAAAAACGTTATaaataaatctttaacatttACGGATTATAAACAAGTAGTTGATAATACTAATGCGAAAATTTATCGTAAAATGTATACATTTAAGTCACATTTACATGAAATGTatactgaattaaaaaataaggtTGCTTTAACTTCCCACGATGATAAGAGATATGTTATACCCGGAACTATTAATACATTAGCGTGGGGTCATTACAAAATAGATACGTTTATACCTAACCAACAACAAAAAAATCTCGATTATTTAATCCAGCAAGCTAAACTACTTCTACCAGAAGCAGAAAATGATGGTAGGGATGAATTTTATGTAGATAGTTTTGAAATGGATTTTTTATCGTAG